A genome region from Trichocoleus sp. includes the following:
- a CDS encoding PAS domain S-box protein, producing the protein MLKSASFLSDKSPVLILSLLLLLGFTNRCLGDHPELANIWAHLREGSHGSLVLFLGMLLSDHFRWLKPLQRSPSSNAATDITATDIASDFRGADLRNAEQMRAALRQSEERFRIAVNSLPDIFVIYDAERRIQFINAVGLRRTNKPIEALLGRREEEIWSPEITSGYLPTLIRTVETRQIQSVECSFNLSPTTTYTLIMKYVPLLDEQGNLQQILGFTFDITDRKQAETEVQLLNQALEQRILERTAQLQLAQAELEHLNDGLEHRVIQRTLELELTNRRLEQEIRDRKRSEARYRRIIESNIFGVAFGDINGNIIDANDYFLNMTGYERSELEAGQIRWIEMTPPEYLYLDWAAGAELRQRGVTTPFEKEYIRKDGSRVPILIGSAFLNEPYQEQVEVVSFYVDLTSLKQTEAALSESEERFRLLAENSSDLIALMEQDGRFVYACPAYERVLGYSPDRLLTMNLRQIIHPDDLKQLSGWHNQESIEFRVQDAQGDWIWIEGITYPIDSAEQPLIVGIGRDITERKRAEAEREYLLKQEQTARQQAEAVNRIKDEFLAVLSHELRSPLNPILGWTKLLRMRQFDEKMTERALDTIERNAKLQTQLIEDLLDISRILRGKMSLHNHPVNLTAVIEAAIETVSLAAEAKGIIVQLPPGLPPFYVLGDASRLQQVMWNLLSNAIKFTPYGGKVAVQVVEVESVDRQTNLAQITVSDSGKGIASEFLPFVFESFRQADSSTTRTYGGLGLGLAIVRHLVELHGGTVRAESLGEGQGATFIVQLPMLPPDFHLTSSAALPLLFAKAYPLQGIHILIVDDEPDMRDYVSTVLEQAGAEITLVGSAAQAVAAVMRHIPDLIISDIGMPQVDGYMLLQQIRQLPPDQGGQIPAIALTAYASAADARKAIAAGFQRHMAKPTEPQNLIQTIVQLLGRE; encoded by the coding sequence ATGCTGAAGTCGGCTTCCTTTCTGTCTGATAAGAGTCCTGTGCTTATTTTGAGTTTGTTGCTCCTGCTGGGTTTCACCAATCGCTGCTTAGGGGATCACCCAGAGTTAGCTAATATTTGGGCACATCTGAGGGAGGGGTCGCATGGGTCGCTCGTGCTTTTTTTGGGAATGTTGTTGAGCGATCACTTCCGCTGGCTCAAACCTCTGCAACGATCGCCATCATCTAATGCAGCTACAGATATTACAGCTACAGATATTGCTTCAGATTTCAGAGGTGCGGATCTCAGAAATGCAGAACAAATGAGAGCTGCCCTACGCCAAAGCGAAGAACGATTCCGGATTGCAGTCAATAGCCTGCCAGATATCTTTGTAATTTATGACGCAGAGCGACGGATTCAGTTCATTAATGCGGTAGGGTTGCGCCGCACCAACAAACCGATCGAAGCGCTTTTAGGACGACGAGAAGAAGAAATTTGGTCGCCTGAGATCACAAGTGGCTATTTGCCGACCCTGATCCGCACTGTTGAAACTCGTCAAATTCAGTCGGTTGAATGTTCCTTTAACCTATCGCCGACCACAACTTATACGCTGATCATGAAATATGTACCGCTCCTGGACGAGCAGGGAAACCTTCAGCAAATTTTGGGCTTTACGTTTGATATTACCGATCGCAAGCAGGCAGAAACAGAGGTGCAGTTGCTGAATCAAGCCCTAGAACAACGCATTTTAGAGCGGACGGCTCAACTGCAATTGGCTCAGGCAGAGCTAGAACATTTGAACGATGGTTTGGAACATCGGGTGATTCAACGCACATTGGAGCTAGAACTGACCAACCGACGGCTAGAGCAGGAAATTCGCGATCGAAAACGGTCTGAGGCACGATATCGACGCATTATCGAATCCAACATCTTTGGGGTTGCCTTTGGGGATATCAACGGCAATATCATCGATGCCAACGATTATTTTCTGAATATGACGGGCTACGAGCGATCGGAACTGGAAGCTGGACAAATCCGTTGGATAGAAATGACTCCTCCTGAGTATCTGTATCTGGATTGGGCAGCAGGGGCAGAACTGCGGCAGCGCGGCGTAACCACTCCTTTTGAGAAAGAATACATTCGCAAAGATGGCTCACGTGTCCCCATCTTGATTGGTTCTGCTTTTTTGAATGAACCCTACCAGGAACAGGTTGAAGTCGTTTCGTTTTATGTAGACCTGACCAGCCTCAAACAAACTGAAGCAGCCTTGTCTGAAAGTGAAGAACGGTTTCGGTTGCTGGCTGAAAACTCTAGCGACTTGATTGCCTTAATGGAACAGGACGGACGATTTGTTTATGCTTGCCCTGCCTATGAACGCGTGCTGGGCTACTCGCCCGATCGCCTGCTGACAATGAATTTGCGGCAGATAATTCACCCAGACGATCTAAAGCAACTTTCAGGCTGGCACAATCAAGAATCGATCGAGTTTCGAGTGCAGGATGCTCAAGGAGATTGGATCTGGATAGAAGGCATTACCTACCCGATCGACTCTGCGGAGCAGCCGCTCATTGTGGGAATTGGCAGAGACATTACCGAGCGCAAACGCGCCGAAGCCGAACGCGAATATTTGCTCAAGCAAGAGCAGACTGCCCGACAACAAGCTGAAGCAGTCAACCGCATCAAAGATGAATTTCTGGCAGTGCTGTCGCACGAACTTCGATCGCCCCTCAACCCAATCTTAGGCTGGACAAAGCTGCTGCGAATGCGCCAGTTTGACGAAAAGATGACCGAGCGTGCCCTCGATACGATCGAACGGAATGCCAAGCTCCAAACCCAATTAATTGAAGATTTGCTCGATATCTCGCGGATTTTGCGCGGCAAGATGAGCTTGCACAACCACCCTGTGAACCTGACCGCAGTGATTGAAGCAGCGATCGAAACGGTTTCTCTGGCGGCAGAAGCCAAAGGAATTATCGTTCAGCTCCCTCCGGGTCTACCTCCCTTTTACGTTCTAGGGGATGCAAGCCGACTGCAGCAGGTCATGTGGAATCTGCTCTCGAACGCCATTAAATTTACGCCTTATGGGGGCAAAGTTGCAGTGCAGGTCGTTGAAGTTGAGTCAGTCGATCGCCAAACTAACCTGGCGCAAATCACGGTTTCTGATTCTGGAAAGGGCATCGCATCGGAATTTCTGCCCTTTGTGTTTGAGTCATTTCGGCAAGCTGATAGCTCAACGACGCGAACCTATGGGGGTCTGGGGCTGGGACTGGCGATCGTGCGACATCTGGTGGAGCTGCATGGTGGAACAGTCAGGGCAGAGAGTTTGGGAGAAGGACAGGGGGCAACCTTCATCGTGCAGTTGCCGATGCTTCCTCCTGACTTTCATCTCACGAGTTCGGCTGCTTTGCCGCTGCTCTTTGCGAAAGCCTACCCACTTCAGGGCATTCACATTCTCATCGTGGATGATGAACCGGATATGCGCGACTATGTTAGTACAGTGCTAGAACAAGCCGGGGCAGAGATTACGCTCGTTGGTTCTGCTGCCCAAGCGGTTGCGGCTGTGATGCGCCATATCCCGGATTTGATCATCAGCGATATTGGTATGCCTCAAGTGGATGGCTACATGCTGCTGCAACAAATCCGCCAACTTCCCCCTGACCAGGGCGGACAGATTCCCGCCATTGCCCTCACTGCTTATGCCAGTGCTGCGGATGCTCGCAAAGCGATCGCGGCTGGGTTCCAACGCCACATGGCAAAGCCAACTGAACCCCAGAATTTGATCCAAACCATTGTGCAACTCCTGGGGCGCGAATAA
- a CDS encoding MHYT domain-containing protein, whose translation MTATYSAALVILSILIAIVAAYTAFALAGRVNAAKGWSHGLWLAGGATALGIGIWSMHFIGMLAYQLPVPMTYDVPIVLFSMLVAILASGVALTIASEAELGWKKLLLGSVIMGNGIAAMHYTGMEAMQIQAEPHYHIGLVVLSLFIAIGASYGSLCLAFRLRGEVINQFWQRLGSAIGMGGAIYGMHYTAMAAVRFEPIPGVTQFEESGDHLWLAIALGGSALVILVLAMTAAFMNRRLSLELARANALSESEARFRALVQNASDIIAVVAEDSRITYVSSSIQHILGCAPEAWVGKKVFELAHPDDVGKPVNLLMEVLQNEGTNFTSEFRLHHCDRSWREFEVIATNLLSEPAIGGIVITCRDITERKQAEELVRESESRFQIMADTAPVMIWMSGLDKLCDYFNKGWLEFTGRSLEQEMGNGWAEGVHPDDFDRCLHIYTTAFDARQSFNMEYRLRRFDGEYRWIFDMAVPRYTPSGKFVGMIGSCLDITLRKQAEEEREQLLESEKAARQMAEVANRLKDEFLANLSHELRTPLNAMLGWTQLLRTRTLDEATTNRGLETIDRNTRSLARLVEDVLDVSSIITGKLRMTVYPVELIPVLEASIDSVRSAADAKQIRLEYVFGSRTGPVLGDADRLQQVIWNLLSNAIKFTPSGGKVEIRLERIVSGQATGDQAGSGSRDQGSERNQRFDANQPSVEIRVTDTGKGISPEFLPCVFDRFSQADGSTTRTYGGLGLGLSIVRHLVELHGGVVWAESLGIGKGARFVIRLPLANMPLPDESSLLNPLEQDSQEMSDRSPILEDLRVLVVDDEADARALLEAILERDGATVKIVSSTQEALKVFSTFKPHVLVSDIGMPGENGYSLIQQLRSLPAHQGGQTPAIALSAYAREEDRLQAERAGFQLHMSKPVNAKELVAAVANLSGRMIAR comes from the coding sequence GTGACTGCCACTTACAGTGCTGCGCTGGTTATTCTTTCAATCCTGATTGCGATCGTTGCTGCTTACACGGCATTTGCTTTAGCGGGGCGAGTAAACGCTGCTAAGGGTTGGTCACATGGGCTTTGGTTAGCAGGAGGGGCAACTGCTCTGGGTATTGGCATCTGGTCGATGCACTTCATTGGAATGCTGGCATATCAACTGCCTGTTCCCATGACATACGACGTGCCGATCGTCCTGTTTTCAATGCTGGTAGCAATTCTCGCGTCTGGGGTGGCATTGACGATCGCGAGTGAAGCAGAACTGGGATGGAAAAAGCTGTTGCTGGGAAGTGTCATTATGGGCAATGGCATTGCTGCAATGCACTATACCGGTATGGAGGCAATGCAAATTCAAGCAGAGCCACACTATCACATCGGCTTAGTGGTGCTGTCACTATTCATTGCAATTGGCGCATCTTATGGGTCTCTCTGCTTAGCATTTCGGCTGCGGGGTGAGGTAATAAACCAGTTTTGGCAGCGGCTTGGTAGTGCGATCGGGATGGGTGGCGCAATTTATGGAATGCACTACACTGCAATGGCAGCTGTCCGGTTTGAGCCAATTCCCGGGGTCACGCAGTTTGAAGAATCTGGCGATCATCTCTGGTTGGCAATTGCTTTAGGGGGCAGTGCCCTGGTGATCTTGGTATTGGCAATGACCGCAGCCTTCATGAACCGTCGCCTCAGTCTAGAACTGGCTCGCGCAAATGCCTTGAGCGAGAGCGAAGCCCGATTTCGAGCCTTGGTGCAAAACGCTTCCGATATTATTGCTGTGGTGGCGGAAGATTCGCGCATCACTTATGTTAGTTCTTCAATCCAGCATATTTTGGGCTGTGCTCCGGAAGCCTGGGTGGGCAAAAAAGTGTTTGAACTCGCGCATCCCGATGATGTGGGAAAGCCAGTTAACCTCTTGATGGAGGTGCTGCAAAATGAGGGAACCAACTTTACATCTGAGTTTCGGCTGCATCACTGCGATCGCTCTTGGCGCGAATTTGAGGTGATTGCGACGAATTTATTAAGCGAACCTGCGATCGGTGGCATCGTCATTACCTGTCGAGATATCACAGAGCGCAAGCAGGCTGAAGAACTGGTGAGAGAGAGTGAGTCGCGCTTCCAGATCATGGCAGACACCGCTCCGGTAATGATTTGGATGTCGGGATTGGATAAGCTGTGTGACTATTTCAACAAAGGGTGGCTGGAGTTTACGGGGCGCAGCCTGGAGCAGGAAATGGGCAATGGTTGGGCAGAAGGGGTGCATCCAGATGACTTCGATCGCTGCCTCCACATTTACACAACTGCATTTGATGCTCGTCAATCTTTCAACATGGAATATCGGCTGCGTCGCTTTGATGGCGAATATCGCTGGATTTTTGATATGGCTGTGCCCCGCTACACGCCAAGTGGCAAATTTGTTGGCATGATTGGCTCCTGCCTCGACATTACGCTGCGTAAGCAGGCAGAAGAAGAACGCGAACAGCTTCTAGAGAGCGAAAAGGCAGCACGCCAGATGGCAGAAGTGGCAAACCGCCTCAAAGACGAGTTTTTGGCAAATTTATCCCACGAACTCCGTACCCCGCTTAACGCCATGCTGGGCTGGACTCAGCTCCTGCGAACTCGGACATTGGATGAAGCAACGACAAATCGCGGTTTGGAAACAATCGATCGCAATACTCGTTCTCTGGCTCGTCTGGTGGAGGATGTGCTAGATGTTTCCAGCATCATCACTGGAAAGCTGCGAATGACGGTCTATCCGGTTGAGCTAATTCCGGTTCTCGAAGCATCAATTGACTCAGTGCGATCGGCGGCAGATGCTAAACAAATTCGCCTGGAATATGTCTTTGGATCAAGGACAGGTCCTGTTCTGGGCGATGCCGATCGGCTGCAACAGGTCATCTGGAATTTGCTGTCCAATGCAATTAAATTCACGCCATCGGGCGGCAAAGTTGAGATACGGCTAGAGCGGATCGTGAGCGGACAGGCAACGGGCGATCAAGCGGGATCAGGCAGCCGGGATCAAGGATCAGAGCGAAACCAAAGATTTGATGCAAACCAGCCTAGTGTAGAAATTCGAGTCACCGACACAGGCAAAGGCATTTCTCCTGAATTTTTGCCTTGTGTGTTCGATCGCTTCAGTCAGGCAGATGGCTCCACGACTCGAACCTATGGCGGTCTGGGTTTGGGCTTGTCGATTGTCCGTCATCTGGTGGAGCTTCATGGAGGTGTGGTCTGGGCAGAGAGTTTAGGCATCGGCAAGGGAGCCCGTTTTGTGATTCGATTGCCGCTGGCAAATATGCCGCTACCCGATGAGTCCTCATTGCTCAATCCACTGGAGCAGGATAGCCAGGAGATGAGCGATCGATCCCCCATTCTGGAAGACCTGCGGGTGCTGGTTGTAGATGATGAAGCCGATGCCAGAGCACTTTTAGAGGCAATTCTAGAACGCGATGGTGCCACCGTTAAAATCGTGAGTTCAACCCAGGAAGCGCTCAAGGTCTTTTCGACGTTTAAGCCTCATGTTTTGGTCAGTGATATTGGGATGCCAGGAGAAAACGGCTATTCCTTGATTCAGCAATTGCGATCATTGCCAGCTCATCAAGGAGGACAAACCCCAGCCATTGCGCTCAGTGCTTACGCCAGAGAAGAAGATCGCCTGCAGGCAGAACGAGCGGGTTTTCAGCTGCATATGTCTAAGCCAGTGAATGCAAAAGAACTGGTTGCAGCAGTGGCAAACCTATCAGGACGAATGATTGCACGATAA
- a CDS encoding GAF domain-containing protein — MGTMPYLRQTAFQQIEQTLPPAVHPTASIAAAIQLLRQADADCLLVVDRQAHPPHLAGLLTEHDILRSLPLQTPLEQIEVQTLIRQAPVTLLETDARNVCLVLHQFQQHRLSHLPIVDAEGQVTAVITLEQLRDALELPSASSSRQIQPKIQPKIQPSDILNNAMASISCARVYADGTWHYEFYSEGTVQVFGYSAQDFLAEPTLWSSRILPEDYAAVILPGLEAVFAERSFTCEYRFFHADQHLRWISGRYRSQRDEASNCWIVTSVSADITERKQLESALRLQAQREYALNRVVQTIRSSLDLAAIFSTAIAEIGDLLHSQLTLVTQYSATSKTWQPVALHPANADLPDLAGLGFPDQSMPASPHPPQSNQATVRSQSPQSIASDPHSETWLTLPLHDEQRLWGAISVKRSLEQPWQTEEVTLLQSVTNQLTIAIQQCELHQQVHQLKTNLEKEIQDRTGELQMVVEFEAVLKRIVDRVRDSLDEAQILQAVVEELGIGLGVNSCNVSLYNLEQHVSTVCYEYNPPLIPLKGRVSLLSDYSEVYGQLLEGQCFQFCNLKPNPLRGQKAILVCPIADDQNVLGDLWLLSDRDYAYRDLEVRLVQQVANQCAIALRQSRLYQEVEAQVQELTRLNQLKDDFLSTVSHELRTPISNVKMAVQMLEISLQRAGVAQPQAESSLPPSPIDRYLQILRDECQREINLINDLLDLARLNVSTEPLLTTEVDVNRLISNLAQGSLERIARQQQHLKLELPDYLPLLSTDISYMERILSELLNNACKYTPSSEQIILGAKLQDQTLQIYVCNTGIEIPENERDRIFEKFYRIPQNDPWKHGGTGLGLALVKKLVEYLGATIHLDSSPNQTQFTIAFPLKNAANQTPVSSLAE, encoded by the coding sequence ATGGGAACAATGCCTTATCTCCGCCAAACTGCATTTCAGCAAATCGAACAGACGCTCCCCCCTGCAGTTCATCCTACAGCTTCAATTGCGGCTGCAATTCAACTGCTGCGACAGGCAGATGCAGATTGTCTGCTGGTCGTCGATCGACAGGCTCACCCCCCTCACCTTGCCGGACTATTGACCGAACACGACATCCTTCGATCGCTCCCCCTCCAAACGCCGCTAGAGCAGATTGAAGTGCAAACCCTAATTCGCCAAGCACCTGTAACTCTGCTGGAAACAGACGCGAGAAATGTTTGCCTGGTTTTGCATCAGTTTCAGCAGCATCGTCTGAGTCATTTGCCGATCGTTGATGCTGAAGGACAGGTGACAGCCGTGATCACGCTAGAGCAGTTGCGGGATGCGCTAGAACTGCCGTCTGCAAGCTCAAGTCGCCAAATTCAGCCAAAAATTCAGCCAAAAATTCAGCCAAGTGATATTTTGAACAACGCGATGGCGTCAATTAGCTGTGCGCGAGTTTATGCTGATGGCACCTGGCACTATGAGTTTTATTCCGAAGGAACCGTCCAGGTTTTTGGCTACTCCGCTCAAGATTTTTTGGCAGAACCAACCCTCTGGTCATCTCGAATTTTGCCAGAAGATTATGCTGCTGTCATTCTGCCCGGACTTGAGGCAGTATTTGCCGAGCGATCGTTCACCTGCGAGTATCGGTTCTTTCATGCGGATCAGCATCTTCGCTGGATCTCAGGACGATATCGCTCCCAGCGCGACGAGGCAAGCAACTGCTGGATTGTGACGAGCGTGAGTGCAGATATTACGGAGCGTAAGCAGCTTGAGTCTGCGCTTAGGTTACAGGCACAGCGAGAATATGCGTTAAACCGGGTGGTGCAAACCATTCGTAGCTCTCTCGATCTCGCTGCAATTTTTTCGACAGCCATTGCAGAAATTGGGGATCTGTTGCACAGTCAATTGACTCTAGTCACTCAATATTCTGCTACCTCCAAAACCTGGCAGCCTGTTGCTCTCCATCCTGCTAACGCGGATCTCCCTGATTTAGCTGGGTTGGGTTTTCCAGACCAGAGTATGCCTGCTTCACCGCATCCCCCCCAAAGCAACCAAGCTACAGTCCGCTCTCAATCTCCGCAATCGATCGCATCTGATCCCCATTCTGAAACCTGGTTAACCCTGCCGCTGCATGACGAACAACGCTTGTGGGGTGCAATCAGCGTTAAGCGCAGTCTTGAGCAACCCTGGCAAACGGAGGAAGTAACGCTCCTGCAATCTGTGACAAACCAACTGACGATCGCGATTCAGCAATGTGAACTGCATCAGCAAGTCCATCAACTGAAAACGAATCTGGAAAAGGAAATCCAGGATCGTACCGGAGAGTTGCAGATGGTTGTTGAGTTTGAGGCAGTCTTAAAGCGGATTGTCGATCGTGTTCGAGATTCTTTAGATGAAGCGCAAATTCTCCAGGCAGTTGTGGAAGAGTTGGGCATTGGCTTGGGCGTCAACTCTTGTAATGTCTCGCTCTACAACCTGGAGCAGCATGTTTCAACGGTTTGCTATGAATATAATCCACCCTTGATTCCGCTGAAGGGGCGAGTTTCCCTGCTGTCAGACTACAGCGAAGTCTATGGTCAACTGCTAGAAGGGCAGTGCTTTCAGTTCTGTAATTTGAAACCAAACCCGCTACGAGGACAGAAAGCGATTCTGGTCTGTCCGATCGCCGATGATCAAAATGTGTTGGGCGATTTGTGGCTGCTGAGCGATCGAGACTATGCCTATCGAGATCTGGAGGTGCGTTTGGTGCAGCAGGTCGCGAATCAATGTGCAATTGCCCTGCGGCAGTCTCGTTTATATCAAGAAGTGGAAGCACAAGTACAGGAACTGACGCGCCTGAATCAGCTCAAAGACGATTTTCTGAGTACTGTTTCTCACGAACTGCGAACGCCCATTTCCAACGTCAAGATGGCAGTTCAGATGCTCGAAATCTCTTTACAACGTGCTGGTGTTGCCCAACCTCAAGCAGAGAGTTCTTTGCCGCCATCTCCGATCGATCGCTATCTGCAAATCCTGCGCGATGAATGCCAGAGAGAAATCAACTTGATTAATGACCTGCTCGATCTCGCTCGCCTGAACGTCAGCACTGAACCCCTGCTCACAACCGAAGTTGATGTCAACCGTCTGATTTCCAATCTTGCCCAAGGCTCCCTGGAACGAATTGCTCGTCAGCAGCAGCATCTCAAACTCGAACTCCCCGATTATCTCCCCTTGCTCTCAACCGATATTTCTTACATGGAGCGCATCCTGTCTGAGCTACTCAACAACGCCTGCAAGTACACTCCATCAAGCGAACAAATTATCCTGGGCGCTAAACTGCAAGACCAAACCCTGCAAATCTACGTTTGCAATACAGGCATCGAAATTCCGGAGAATGAACGCGATCGAATCTTTGAGAAGTTCTACCGGATTCCCCAAAATGACCCCTGGAAACATGGCGGCACGGGTTTGGGCTTGGCGCTGGTTAAAAAACTGGTGGAATATTTGGGCGCAACCATTCATCTCGACAGTTCTCCCAATCAAACGCAATTTACGATCGCTTTTCCGCTCAAAAACGCTGCGAACCAGACTCCAGTCTCAAGCTTGGCTGAGTAG
- a CDS encoding alpha/beta hydrolase, whose translation MNTRFSEHTVQLGQCNLFYLKSQNSADETPILFLHGWGISTEPYQEVFSLLARQHPIIAPDLPSFAKSNYPDILPNYDSYATILIQFIEKLNLKSVHLVGHSLGGGISIALASRIPDRIESLTLIDSTGLPAGSVAEVLVRRAIEMPLQISIPKLKLQFVDIPQVFLTNLLFNTPNVFQALLISLQEDLGDRLPQIKSPCLLLWSEKDLTTLLPLGQKMKRCIPNAQLVIVEEGFHEWGLIYPEKLTSLILNFITQTDAAFVA comes from the coding sequence TTGAATACAAGGTTTAGCGAGCATACAGTTCAGTTGGGGCAGTGCAATTTATTCTACTTAAAGAGTCAAAATTCAGCTGACGAAACACCAATTTTGTTTTTACATGGTTGGGGAATTTCAACAGAACCTTACCAGGAAGTTTTCTCTCTGTTGGCTCGTCAACATCCCATTATTGCGCCAGATTTGCCCAGCTTTGCCAAGTCAAATTATCCAGACATACTGCCAAACTATGACAGCTATGCAACAATTTTGATCCAATTTATTGAGAAGCTGAATCTCAAATCTGTTCATTTAGTTGGACACTCTTTAGGAGGTGGAATTAGCATTGCTTTGGCAAGTCGGATTCCCGATCGCATCGAAAGCCTGACTCTAATTGACAGCACCGGGCTACCGGCTGGCTCCGTGGCAGAAGTGCTAGTTCGACGGGCGATCGAAATGCCGCTGCAAATTTCCATTCCGAAGTTAAAGCTGCAATTTGTTGATATTCCTCAGGTTTTTCTGACAAATTTGCTGTTCAATACACCCAACGTTTTTCAAGCACTTCTGATCTCGCTTCAGGAAGATCTGGGCGATCGGTTGCCGCAGATCAAATCTCCCTGCCTGCTTTTGTGGTCTGAGAAAGACTTAACCACCCTTCTGCCATTGGGTCAAAAAATGAAACGTTGTATTCCCAATGCCCAATTAGTAATCGTTGAAGAAGGGTTTCACGAATGGGGTTTAATCTACCCTGAAAAATTAACCTCATTGATT
- a CDS encoding PD-(D/E)XK nuclease family protein yields MPDLHLLPSYSIRSVRQAGKSYFVDSQGNYFPSVTTILNVTKPAADRIALMQWRDRVGTETAQKITGNASRRGSQTHKQIKHYLLNQPLPNREIVQPYWDSLLPVLEQLHQVRLVESGVFHTDLGYAGKVDCIASYQGMPCLVDWKTADRPKGSIDRLYDAPLQLAAYWGAANYCYGDQEIDLKAAAIVVAVPGQAAELFWLDLDLLLSLWQVWQNRVKQYYRMNGIW; encoded by the coding sequence ATGCCCGACCTCCATCTGCTGCCCAGCTACTCGATCCGATCGGTGCGTCAGGCAGGAAAAAGCTATTTTGTGGATAGTCAGGGCAATTATTTTCCCAGCGTCACCACCATTCTTAACGTAACGAAACCTGCTGCTGATCGGATTGCCCTGATGCAGTGGCGCGATCGAGTGGGAACTGAAACGGCGCAGAAGATCACGGGAAATGCCAGCCGTCGGGGTTCTCAAACCCACAAACAAATTAAGCACTACTTACTCAATCAACCGCTTCCCAACCGCGAGATTGTTCAGCCTTACTGGGACAGTTTGCTGCCCGTTTTGGAGCAGCTCCATCAGGTGCGGCTCGTTGAGAGTGGCGTGTTTCATACGGATCTGGGGTATGCCGGAAAAGTAGACTGTATTGCCAGCTATCAGGGGATGCCCTGCCTGGTCGACTGGAAAACCGCAGACCGACCCAAAGGCTCGATCGATCGACTCTATGATGCTCCGCTTCAGTTAGCCGCTTATTGGGGTGCAGCAAATTACTGCTATGGCGACCAGGAAATTGACCTGAAGGCGGCTGCGATCGTTGTTGCAGTTCCAGGGCAAGCCGCAGAGCTTTTCTGGCTCGACTTAGATCTGCTCTTGTCGCTGTGGCAAGTCTGGCAGAACCGGGTCAAGCAGTACTACCGCATGAACGGAATTTGGTAG